One segment of Cellulosilyticum sp. I15G10I2 DNA contains the following:
- a CDS encoding uracil-xanthine permease family protein, with protein MEKGSIYELDGGVPLKQAIPLGLQHVLAMFVGNVSPLIIVAGLLNMPSEQKTMLIQNAMFIAGLITLIQLYPIGRVGSRLPIVMGTSSGFVPTIRAAAGIYGYGAVLGASLVGGLFESILGFFIKPLRKIFPPIVTGTVVISIGLSLIPIGITYFAGGFGASDFGSVSNLFLGSVVIVVILFCMQFTKGFFKVSAVLTGIVAGYILAILMGKVDFTPIAQADWFSLPKAFMYKMEFKIGAIIPMCIMYIATTVETIGDISAVTAGGLNREATDRELAGGVLADGVGSMIAAFFGVLPNTSFSQNVGLIGMTKVVNRFSIMTGAVILILAGFFPKLGGIISAVPQSVLGGATIIMFSMIAISGMQLIFKQNMYGRNAVIVAVALGLGLGLGSTPDALQHLPEWTKLVFAQNGIVVAFIVAVILNLILPQDKKEKAEEGIAFH; from the coding sequence ATGGAAAAAGGAAGTATTTATGAACTTGATGGAGGAGTACCATTAAAGCAAGCGATCCCTTTAGGATTACAACATGTGCTTGCTATGTTTGTAGGGAATGTATCACCATTAATTATTGTTGCCGGGCTACTCAATATGCCGTCAGAACAAAAGACAATGCTTATTCAAAATGCTATGTTTATAGCGGGCCTTATAACCCTGATTCAACTCTATCCAATTGGGAGAGTGGGATCTAGGCTACCAATAGTTATGGGAACAAGCTCTGGATTTGTACCAACGATAAGGGCCGCAGCTGGTATCTATGGCTATGGCGCAGTTTTAGGAGCTAGTTTAGTAGGTGGACTTTTTGAGAGTATATTAGGGTTCTTTATTAAACCGCTTAGAAAGATTTTTCCACCCATTGTAACAGGAACAGTGGTTATTTCAATTGGACTCTCACTTATACCTATAGGGATAACATATTTTGCTGGGGGCTTTGGAGCTTCTGATTTTGGTTCAGTAAGCAATTTATTCTTAGGCAGCGTTGTTATTGTGGTTATATTGTTTTGCATGCAATTTACAAAAGGTTTTTTTAAGGTTTCAGCTGTATTAACAGGCATCGTTGCAGGCTACATCCTTGCAATATTGATGGGTAAAGTAGACTTCACACCTATTGCCCAAGCTGACTGGTTTAGCTTGCCTAAGGCTTTTATGTATAAAATGGAATTTAAAATCGGCGCGATCATACCGATGTGCATTATGTACATAGCTACTACTGTTGAAACAATTGGAGATATTTCTGCAGTAACTGCAGGTGGATTAAATAGAGAAGCTACAGACCGAGAACTCGCAGGTGGTGTACTTGCAGATGGTGTTGGCAGTATGATTGCCGCATTCTTTGGTGTATTACCCAATACATCATTTAGTCAAAATGTAGGACTCATCGGTATGACCAAAGTAGTTAATAGATTTTCAATTATGACAGGTGCAGTTATCTTGATCTTAGCAGGATTTTTTCCTAAATTAGGGGGTATCATCTCTGCTGTACCTCAATCAGTACTTGGCGGCGCAACAATTATTATGTTTTCAATGATTGCAATAAGTGGTATGCAATTAATATTTAAGCAAAATATGTATGGAAGAAATGCTGTAATTGTTGCAGTCGCTTTAGGCTTAGGTTTAGGCCTTGGTTCTACCCCTGATGCGCTTCAACATTTACCTGAATGGACAAAACTTGTTTTTGCACAAAATGGTATTGTAGTAGCATTTATTGTAGCAGTTATCTTAAACCTCATATTACCGCAAGATAAAAAGGAAAAGGCTGAAGAAGGAATTGCCTTCCATTGA
- a CDS encoding FAD binding domain-containing protein, with protein sequence MFSLKEYITAKSLQEAYELLNKNKNNVVLGGLLWLKMGNKNYNMGIDLSQLGLDTIIENESQIEIGCMTTLRQIETSSVLNTYFDGIVAGSVKDIVGVQFRNCATMGGSVYSRFGFSDLLTALLALDTYVHMHAGGTIPLEKFINMPYQKDILVKIVIKKNGCQASYNSHRMTATDFPILAVAISRCATNWKIAVGARPNKAALATRASTLLPQNPTKEDIESACEAVTHELNFGTNLRGSAAYRKQLAKVLVKRGVEEICR encoded by the coding sequence GTGTTTTCATTAAAAGAATACATTACCGCAAAAAGTCTGCAAGAAGCTTATGAACTACTTAATAAAAATAAGAATAATGTTGTATTAGGTGGTCTTCTATGGCTCAAAATGGGAAACAAAAACTATAATATGGGTATAGACTTGTCTCAGCTAGGTCTTGATACTATTATAGAAAATGAATCTCAAATTGAGATTGGTTGTATGACAACCCTCAGACAAATTGAAACAAGCAGTGTACTGAATACGTACTTTGATGGGATAGTCGCTGGATCGGTTAAAGATATTGTTGGGGTGCAGTTTAGAAACTGTGCAACAATGGGCGGCAGCGTCTATTCAAGATTTGGGTTTTCTGATCTATTAACCGCACTGCTGGCGCTTGATACTTATGTTCATATGCACGCGGGAGGTACTATTCCTCTCGAAAAATTTATAAATATGCCTTATCAAAAAGATATTTTAGTAAAAATAGTAATTAAAAAAAATGGATGTCAAGCAAGTTATAACAGTCATAGAATGACTGCAACGGATTTTCCGATATTAGCTGTTGCTATTAGTAGATGTGCCACCAACTGGAAGATAGCTGTTGGTGCAAGGCCTAACAAGGCTGCTTTAGCTACCCGGGCCTCTACGTTACTGCCACAAAATCCAACAAAAGAGGACATAGAATCTGCATGTGAAGCAGTGACCCATGAACTTAATTTTGGAACAAACCTAAGAGGATCAGCTGCGTATAGAAAACAACTCGCAAAGGTCCTTGTTAAGAGAGGGGTAGAAGAGATTTGCAGATAA
- a CDS encoding (2Fe-2S)-binding protein, giving the protein MQIKCYINNRLFNENIEPDMLLIDFLRHVGFLSVKRGCDTANCGLCTVWVNEKPVLSCSVLAASVSGKRITTLEGVEDEAIAFGQFIANEGAEQCGYCSPGFIMNVLAMKRELKEPTEEAIKHYLSGNLCRCTGYMGQLRAIKKFLQHGRDGA; this is encoded by the coding sequence TTGCAGATAAAATGTTATATCAACAATAGACTATTTAATGAAAATATTGAACCGGACATGCTTCTCATAGATTTTCTACGCCATGTAGGGTTTTTGAGTGTTAAACGTGGCTGTGATACGGCAAACTGTGGTTTATGTACGGTTTGGGTTAATGAAAAACCAGTCCTGTCCTGTTCCGTTTTGGCAGCAAGTGTGAGTGGGAAGCGCATCACCACGCTTGAAGGCGTAGAAGATGAAGCTATAGCGTTTGGTCAGTTTATAGCAAATGAAGGTGCAGAACAATGTGGTTATTGCAGCCCAGGGTTTATCATGAATGTACTTGCTATGAAAAGAGAGCTTAAAGAGCCAACAGAAGAAGCAATCAAACACTATCTTTCTGGTAATTTGTGCCGTTGTACAGGTTATATGGGCCAATTAAGAGCTATTAAGAAATTTTTACAACACGGAAGGGATGGTGCATAA
- a CDS encoding xanthine dehydrogenase family protein molybdopterin-binding subunit, giving the protein MKVVNQSITKLDAMALVTGKPVYTNDIAPKNCLIVKVLRSPHAYAKILNIKTDTALKVPGIECILTYKDVPNKRFTMAGQSYPEPSPYDRLILDQYVRYVGDPVAIVAGDNEKAVKKALRLIKVEYEVFKPVLDPEEAIDNSTVIHTEDDYHVNYDMGNDVKRNLCCSGGFESGNVDAEFEKCDVIVDEVYHTKANNQAMMETFATYTHMDYNGRLNIISSTQIPFHVRRIAARALDIPKTKVRVIKPRIGGGFGAKQTVVSELFPSLVTLKTGKPAKMIFDRYETFAASTSRHEMKIRAKVGADRDGNIKAIHITTLSNTGAYGEHGPTTVGLSGHKTMSLYNKAAAFKFEFNVVYTNTMSAGAFRGYGATQGTFALESAINELAAKLDMDPIALRQKNLLEEGEVLTAYHGETLRSCTLNRCINKGKELIKWDEKYPYKKISDHKVRAVGTAITMQGSGIAGLDIASVQIRLNDDGFYTLLIGATDMGTGCDTILGQMAAECLECDMDKIVVNGVDTDQSPYDTGSYASSTTYVTGMSVIKACEKLKEQMLTEASKILKVEKDTLEFDGQKIYNEEKSITLDRLAQELVVGDGNYLMVTASHSSPYSPPPFMAGFVEIELDTETGKIDIIDYFGIVDCGTPINPKLARIQVEGGIVQGIGMALYEDITYTPSGKMKNNSFMQYKIPSRRDVGNIQVAFESSFEPTGPFGAKSIGEVVINTPPPAIAHAVSNAAGVNIRSLPITSEKILKEIMAKY; this is encoded by the coding sequence ATGAAAGTCGTGAATCAAAGTATTACGAAGTTAGATGCTATGGCCTTAGTTACAGGCAAACCAGTTTATACGAATGATATTGCACCCAAAAACTGTTTGATTGTAAAAGTACTTAGAAGTCCTCATGCCTACGCGAAAATACTCAATATAAAAACAGATACAGCCCTTAAAGTTCCCGGAATAGAATGTATTTTAACTTATAAAGATGTGCCAAATAAGCGCTTTACAATGGCAGGACAATCTTACCCAGAGCCCAGTCCCTATGACAGACTAATACTCGATCAATATGTAAGATATGTGGGTGACCCTGTAGCAATCGTTGCCGGCGACAATGAAAAAGCGGTCAAAAAGGCATTAAGGCTCATTAAAGTCGAATACGAGGTGTTTAAACCAGTATTAGATCCAGAAGAAGCTATAGATAATAGCACTGTCATTCATACAGAAGATGATTATCACGTTAATTATGATATGGGTAATGATGTTAAAAGAAATCTATGTTGTTCTGGTGGTTTTGAAAGCGGCAATGTAGACGCAGAGTTTGAAAAATGTGATGTGATTGTAGATGAAGTCTATCATACTAAGGCTAATAACCAAGCCATGATGGAGACCTTTGCTACCTATACCCATATGGATTATAACGGTAGATTAAATATTATAAGTTCTACTCAAATACCTTTCCATGTAAGAAGAATAGCTGCAAGAGCACTAGATATTCCAAAAACAAAAGTCCGGGTTATTAAGCCAAGAATAGGTGGAGGATTTGGTGCCAAACAGACCGTGGTAAGTGAACTTTTCCCAAGCCTCGTAACACTAAAAACAGGCAAGCCTGCTAAAATGATATTTGATAGGTATGAGACCTTTGCTGCATCAACAAGCCGACACGAAATGAAAATACGGGCTAAAGTGGGTGCAGATAGAGACGGAAATATTAAGGCTATCCATATAACTACTCTCTCAAATACAGGCGCCTACGGCGAACACGGCCCTACTACTGTTGGTCTATCGGGGCATAAAACAATGTCTTTATACAATAAAGCTGCCGCCTTTAAGTTTGAGTTTAATGTGGTTTATACCAATACGATGTCAGCAGGGGCATTTCGTGGTTATGGGGCAACTCAAGGTACATTTGCACTAGAGTCAGCCATTAATGAACTCGCAGCCAAATTAGATATGGATCCAATCGCTCTCCGGCAAAAAAACTTGCTTGAAGAGGGAGAAGTTCTAACGGCATATCACGGAGAAACCTTAAGAAGCTGCACGCTTAATCGTTGTATCAATAAGGGTAAGGAACTTATTAAATGGGATGAAAAATACCCCTATAAAAAAATAAGTGATCATAAAGTAAGGGCCGTTGGCACTGCAATAACTATGCAAGGCTCAGGTATAGCAGGTCTTGATATTGCATCGGTTCAAATAAGATTAAATGATGATGGCTTTTACACATTACTTATTGGTGCCACTGATATGGGTACAGGCTGTGATACAATACTTGGACAAATGGCCGCAGAGTGCCTGGAATGTGATATGGATAAAATCGTTGTAAATGGTGTTGATACCGATCAATCTCCCTACGATACAGGCTCCTATGCTTCAAGTACCACCTATGTAACAGGTATGTCTGTTATTAAGGCCTGCGAAAAGCTCAAGGAACAAATGCTTACTGAGGCCTCAAAGATCTTGAAAGTTGAAAAGGACACCTTAGAGTTTGATGGACAGAAAATATATAATGAAGAGAAAAGCATTACACTAGATAGGTTGGCCCAGGAACTCGTTGTTGGCGATGGTAATTATTTAATGGTAACCGCCTCCCACTCAAGCCCCTATTCACCGCCTCCATTTATGGCAGGTTTTGTTGAAATTGAATTAGACACAGAAACTGGCAAAATAGATATTATAGATTATTTCGGTATTGTAGATTGCGGCACTCCTATTAATCCAAAACTTGCTAGAATACAAGTGGAAGGTGGTATAGTACAAGGTATTGGCATGGCGTTATATGAGGATATTACTTATACTCCCTCAGGTAAAATGAAAAATAATTCATTTATGCAGTATAAAATACCATCAAGACGCGATGTAGGCAACATTCAAGTAGCATTTGAAAGCAGCTTCGAACCTACAGGACCTTTTGGCGCAAAATCTATCGGAGAGGTTGTTATTAATACACCCCCACCAGCAATCGCCCATGCAGTCTCTAATGCCGCCGGTGTAAATATACGAAGTCTGCCTATTACCTCTGAAAAGATATTAAAAGAGATAATGGCCAAATACTAA
- the mocA gene encoding molybdenum cofactor cytidylyltransferase, with product MINAIIMASGYSSRMKQNKLLLEYRGKTLIQQTVDTILKCNFSQVILVVRNNELLQLKTNNSLKVIENKNAYRGISESIKLGLKYADDCDGYMFFTIDQPLLDPIIINKLVHSFDEDQHAIVVPRYRGKRGSPVIFPKRFKQELMDLEGDTGGKIIINRYLEQVRFVEINDEKSLFDVDTQEDYKKLLQWDDSQ from the coding sequence ATGATTAACGCCATCATAATGGCATCGGGTTATTCAAGTCGCATGAAGCAAAATAAACTACTTTTAGAATACAGAGGAAAAACACTTATTCAGCAAACCGTTGATACGATTTTAAAGTGTAATTTTTCTCAGGTTATTTTGGTTGTCAGAAATAACGAACTTCTGCAACTTAAAACTAACAACAGCTTAAAAGTAATTGAAAATAAAAATGCCTATAGAGGCATTAGTGAATCTATTAAGCTCGGACTAAAATATGCTGATGATTGTGATGGCTATATGTTTTTTACTATAGACCAACCACTACTTGACCCCATTATAATTAACAAACTAGTACACTCCTTTGATGAAGATCAACATGCTATTGTAGTCCCCCGTTATAGGGGCAAAAGGGGTAGCCCTGTTATATTCCCTAAAAGATTCAAACAAGAGTTGATGGATTTAGAAGGAGATACAGGGGGAAAAATAATCATAAATAGATACTTAGAGCAAGTACGGTTTGTAGAAATTAATGATGAGAAAAGCTTATTTGATGTGGATACACAGGAAGATTATAAAAAGCTTTTACAATGGGACGATTCCCAATAA
- a CDS encoding carboxymuconolactone decarboxylase family protein, with protein sequence MNDYFDNLDVIEKNLKYLTENHGEIYEAYEKFGGLVHEKGGPIDAKTRWLIKIALSTSSQYEYALRTHILKALKSGCTKEEIEHAILLVAPTCGFPKMMQGLLILRHITGDKKR encoded by the coding sequence ATGAACGACTATTTCGATAATCTGGATGTTATTGAAAAAAATCTTAAATATTTAACTGAAAATCATGGTGAAATCTATGAGGCGTATGAAAAATTTGGAGGATTAGTTCATGAAAAAGGTGGCCCCATAGACGCAAAAACACGTTGGCTTATTAAAATAGCTCTATCTACAAGCTCTCAGTATGAATATGCCCTAAGAACACATATTCTAAAAGCTCTAAAGAGCGGCTGTACAAAAGAGGAAATAGAACACGCTATACTCCTCGTGGCACCAACATGTGGATTTCCTAAGATGATGCAAGGGCTGCTTATATTAAGACATATTACGGGTGATAAGAAGCGGTAA